The segment GCCCGCCAGATGCTCGATCGGCACCGGTAACCGGTCACGTCGGAGAGAAAGTCAGCGAACCGGCAACGACACCAGCGTGTGCATCCCACTCCGCATGAGCACCGAGCGCACGAAGTCCGGCAGCCCACTCACCACGATCGGCGCCGCCACCCGATTGGCCAGCCCGGCGATGAAGTTGAGACCGGTCGACCCGAAGAACGTGACCGCGGTCAGATCCAGCACCACCCGATCACTACGCATAGCCGCCGACGTCACCTGACGGAGCAGCGCACCGACCACCGGA is part of the Cryptosporangium phraense genome and harbors:
- a CDS encoding STAS domain-containing protein → MEDTSGPSPVLWVRSDRLLLVWLRGAIDPVVGALLRQVTSAAMRSDRVVLDLTAVTFFGSTGLNFIAGLANRVAAPIVVSGLPDFVRSVLMRSGMHTLVSLPVR